One Streptomyces sp. NBC_00102 DNA segment encodes these proteins:
- a CDS encoding bifunctional methylenetetrahydrofolate dehydrogenase/methenyltetrahydrofolate cyclohydrolase yields MTAQILDGKATAATIKSELTIRVAALKERGVTPGLGTLLVGDDPGSKWYVNGKHRDCAQVGIGSIQRELPDTATQEEIEDVVRELNANPDCTGYIVQLPLPKGIDTNRVLELMDPAKDADGLHPMNLGRLVLNETGPLPCTPQGVVQLLRHHGVEIKGKHVVVVGRGVTIGRPIPLLLTRKSENATVTQCHTGTRDLSAHLKEADIIVAAAGVAHIIKPEDVKPGAAVLDVGVSRDENGKIVGDVHPGVAEVAAWISPNPGGVGPMTRAQLLVNVVEAAERDAAAADAPAAG; encoded by the coding sequence ATGACCGCCCAGATTCTCGATGGCAAGGCCACCGCAGCAACGATCAAGTCCGAACTCACCATCCGTGTGGCGGCCCTCAAGGAGCGGGGCGTCACGCCAGGCCTCGGAACCCTGCTCGTCGGGGACGACCCGGGCAGCAAGTGGTACGTCAACGGCAAGCACCGCGACTGCGCGCAGGTCGGCATCGGCTCGATCCAGCGCGAACTCCCCGACACCGCCACCCAGGAGGAGATCGAGGACGTCGTACGCGAGCTCAACGCCAACCCCGACTGCACCGGTTACATCGTGCAGCTCCCGCTCCCCAAGGGCATCGACACCAACCGCGTGCTGGAGCTGATGGATCCGGCCAAGGACGCCGACGGGCTGCACCCCATGAACCTCGGCCGCCTCGTCCTGAACGAGACCGGCCCGCTGCCCTGCACCCCGCAGGGCGTCGTCCAGCTGCTCCGCCACCACGGCGTGGAGATCAAGGGGAAGCACGTCGTGGTCGTCGGCCGCGGTGTCACCATCGGCCGTCCGATCCCGCTGCTGCTGACCCGTAAGTCCGAGAACGCCACGGTCACCCAGTGCCACACCGGCACCCGCGACCTCTCCGCCCACCTCAAGGAGGCGGACATCATCGTCGCCGCCGCCGGGGTGGCCCACATCATCAAGCCCGAGGACGTGAAGCCGGGCGCCGCCGTGCTCGACGTCGGCGTCAGCCGCGACGAGAACGGCAAGATCGTCGGAGACGTGCACCCGGGCGTGGCCGAGGTCGCCGCCTGGATCTCGCCGAACCCGGGCGGAGTCGGCCCGATGACCCGCGCCCAGCTGCTGGTCAACGTCGTCGAGGCGGCCGAGCGCGACGCCGCCGCGGCCGACGCCCCGGCAGCCGGCTGA
- a CDS encoding DUF3017 domain-containing protein produces MAAATSPADPARREARDPGDADRAGKAEEAGGPAGEPEGAAEPQGSSPATPQRSWRFSLTRDTARPEGGGRAASGDAPAPARQWPLLTVLVTAALGLLIVATDPFTEAFRIGSLLIGVALLTGAVLRWVVPSVGMLAVRSRFTDLVTYGVMGTLIVLLALMAQPEPWLDIPVLEDAVHFTIR; encoded by the coding sequence ATGGCTGCTGCCACGAGCCCGGCAGACCCCGCCCGCCGCGAAGCGCGGGACCCGGGTGACGCGGACCGTGCCGGAAAAGCGGAAGAGGCGGGGGGACCCGCCGGGGAGCCCGAGGGGGCCGCGGAACCGCAGGGATCGTCCCCCGCGACGCCCCAGCGGTCCTGGCGGTTCTCGCTGACCCGTGACACCGCCCGCCCCGAGGGCGGTGGCCGGGCGGCGTCCGGCGACGCCCCCGCACCGGCCCGCCAGTGGCCGCTGCTCACGGTGCTCGTGACGGCGGCCCTGGGGCTGCTCATCGTGGCCACCGACCCGTTCACCGAGGCCTTCCGGATCGGCTCCCTGCTGATCGGGGTGGCCCTGCTGACCGGGGCCGTGCTGCGCTGGGTGGTCCCGTCGGTCGGCATGCTCGCCGTACGGTCGCGGTTCACCGACCTCGTCACGTACGGGGTGATGGGCACGCTGATCGTGCTGCTCGCGCTGATGGCGCAGCCGGAGCCGTGGCTGGACATCCCGGTCCTGGAGGACGCGGTCCACTTCACGATCCGCTGA